The Pleurodeles waltl isolate 20211129_DDA chromosome 10, aPleWal1.hap1.20221129, whole genome shotgun sequence sequence TCCctcaactgcttgtgcatgccctGGTCCCCATACATAGCCTTGCTAATGGCGCGGTACAGACAATTACCGTCGGGAATGATGCTGAAGCGGTATCGACCCTTCTGCTGCAGGTAGCAGTCCTGTTGCTCTAACTCGGCTAAGTACAAGGCGTGCTTCTGGCTGGCCTCAGACTGGGGCCCCCGGGGCTCCGGTCGCACCTCTTGGTCATTCTCCTGACGCTTGTAAGAGAATCCCTGTACCTCCAGATGCCTGGATTCCGGGGGCTCCGTACCCAGACCACTGTCCGTCTGGCTAGGCCCGTGAGCGGGCAGGTCGGGCTCTTCCATTGCTTCCTCTTCTCCGCCATGTTGCTGGACTAGCTCACTCAACCAAGCGGCGCTGCGGGCTCCTTCTGCCCCTCGAGCGTCTAGGTACCTGCTATCCAAGGGCAGGGCAGGGTCTCCTCCAGTGATGGTGGTCGGGGCCATGGGCTCACCGATGATGCGGATGGGCACTATTCTTTCCACTGGCCGCACGGTTATGCGAGTACTGGAAGTGAACGGCCCCGGTCCGCCCGTGCCGTCGTGAGGCAACAGCTCGAAACAAGAGGAGAACGCAGGCATGGTGGTAGATTGTTGTGTTGCTGGAGGGCAGTCGGCGGAAGACGAGTTGGAGGTTTTGAAGACCGGCTCCGGGTAATGAGTCAATACGCTGCTGTAGAGCTGCATTTCTCGATCTTGCACACAACCCTTATTTATATCCCGCTCCCGATAGCACTCGCGGTTGGGTAAAAATAAACAATGTCCTCAGCGGCGACGCGCGGTCACCGCCTGAGAATAGTGTGTGCGCAATGCAATGCACGGCGGGAAGGCCTAATCCCGATTTCTGCACGGGACAAGCCACGCCCTCTACCGttcaccagaagagtccaggatcCTGCCCCGGTTTAGGCAACCAAACACTAGACTGAAGTGACGGCCATGTTAGGAGTAAGCACAACAAGGAAAGTCCTAGCCAAAGGAGGATCAATAGAAGACTGCCTGCATCCTATAGGTCATTAAGGATCCTTTCTATTATTCTAACATGGCCGCCGCGACGCTATGACAACACCCTTTAGATAGTTCTGTTTGCGTTGTAGTCTTTCGACGGCGATGACTTGAAGCGTTTACGCAGCCGACGCAGCATTCCCTAGTCTTCTGGAAAACGTGGGCGCGCCTCCCCACCCCCTGGCAGGTTTACGTCATTCCCAATTATCGCGTCGCAGTTGGCTGGGTAGCTTATACCTCAGAGCTTGAGAATGTTAACACGCTGTACCACTTACTACCataggaaaaaaacaacaatatgtaaaAGCTGCATCCGCATTTTAAGTAGAACTAGAAATTGGACATGTAAAAATCTTGTATTAACCGCTTCGTTTTTCATTTCCCCGTTGTCAGTTACTATTATTGGTCGCATGCAGTATCTCTTATCATTTAAATGGCTTAAGCAAATACTGTGCTTTGTCCTATGacagtggttcccgaccttttGACCCCTGAGTACCCCCAATGAATCACTAGTAGAAGCGGGGGACCCCAAGCAAttagtacaatttaaatttcaaacattaaaatagtaattCGGCaagaatacacaaacaagtacacaccaaatactCAAATTGCTAAcaatataattattttttgttgaaaaaatatgcaaaaatcaaaatattttaatgggaaggttggtgctgcatgtcCGTGCCTAGCTTTTCAATggctttatttaggaaagctgaatcctcaggtcagattgtaCATTACCCaaacaatttttgtttttattttttaggtacataagttctgagaaagctttttcacataagggcctttcatctctccatagcctctctgtcccATGTAATTCCtttattttatagcacctctcaaacCAGTGTAGggcgtcagagcactttacaggggactaaaaGGTGTAGGATTCATGGCATCCACACTCGtagacattttttaagagtgcttggcctgtagaagcacaaactcagggttCAGAACATAACAccgtggttagcgttgactttaataatgggAATGTATTTTTAcgcaaacaaaccttttttagcagcataaggataatgagaggctggtgaaaaaaaacataactttctaatttgttccatgcagtttgcatgctgttgtttgatggcagttcacagctcactgtgctagattgcgactgtaacttatgaaccgcacagtaacaaaagaatgtctgacaaaagcagtaacacactgtgctatgcacataaaatactgttctttgcacaaTACATGTTCTTTGcccgaaagctgctggatgtacaagtaactttgcagtgcttttaaaacttctgcacaaaagtaataaatataaaaacacacacatgtttCTGTTGCAAGGCCCCAGCTGAGGAAGTGCCTTCTTGCTGGCCCAGGCCTGCAGgctccctgggaatgtgtcacggacccctgggggatTCAGGctacaggttgggaactgctgttcCATGATGCTGCTGTTATATACGTGCTGATCACTGGAAACACCTAAGAGGATATTAGAAAAATATTTTCACTATTAACCTGGAATGCGGGAAGTATTAAAAAGGTGCAAGGTTGGTGTGGTGGCAGCGCCTTCAGAAAAATCAGTACCCCGTTAGGGTGTGTCAGCGTGCAAACCCACAGTTGGTTTGTTTCACCATGTGCACGCTGGCTTTTTTTGGACTGGGAGTGGTGAAGTCCCAATACAGACTTTGGTGCTCCCCAATGGACCTGCCCCTCAAGTAAAAGGAAGTTCAATAGTGCCTAGTGAATCAAACACACAGCAGTCTTAAAAGGGACAGACAAGAAAGCCTAAAATTTGAAGTTTTACTTCAAAAATATTCAAAGTACAAAAGCACAAGTTGCAGTTGGTCAAATAGAAATGACAAAGTGCTAAGCCCAAAATACAGAGAATCATAAATTCAGAAGATTCACCTTCtaagagagagggggggagaacTTCTCTTTAATTCCCAAAATTACGCTCTTCTATAGGATTTTAGACATAATGTTGATAGATCCACTACATTAGTACATGTTCTCATGCTCCTAAGCAATAGAAATGAAGCAAAGAGAGATATTTGCAACACAATACATTTGAAGATTTTCTCACGGTTACAATTCAATATGTCTCCCTCTTTGTTGcaggtatatttatttttaatgtagctttttcaTATTAGTATTCTTGGGTATGCCTTTATTTAGTGTATTTTACAGTACACATtgcaatatatttatattttaattagcAACTTTTTAGAGTAATTCAAATTTTTATGGGTTCTGAAAATGTAATTGCAATTATTTCATAATGATATTGTATTATTTTGATTTGGTTTTATTATTATAAATGTataccaaatatatattttgtgtttttaaatttgtttagttagtatttttttttttttaaattctattcaatTATATACTGTTATATATTTAGTTCTTTATTTAAATTCTTGTTTAAGTAttgtgtaatttttattttatgcatatatatgtatataatatatatatatatatacatatatatatatatatatatgaccatttttaaagttataatttaaatacttttaaatctatataaatacttacctatataaTATTGATTTTTAATACCACAATATTTTGTACAATgttattatagccttatagccagctatagcgggctataccggccattaaaggccagcTCCAGTGTTGAAGCCTTGAgctgaaggcaagggcctttaacaagggaacaGGACTTCAATGCCTGTGTAGCGcagctacggagggctataaggctattagaacattctgccactagagggcagaatgttctaataaataaaacaaaggcctcatggagcccgagaggATTGAAATCCGCTTGctgcgtgaggcctttgttcaaagcaaaagctgtgaacaaaaacattagAATGTGGGTGCTCCCGGCTTCTACCAGCAATTAGAAACTCTGAGCACTCCACTGTTTTCAATTGAGCTCCGTACATTCCAATGTTCCAATGTAGATTATATTGTAACTATGTAAACTCAATATTTAGGACCATGAGCGTGtgaattttttaatatgtttattaatgattttcatactaaaaatgtgtaatgaattaacgtgcAAAACGAGTGACTTTTGAAATGTTAGTTTTTCTGTTCTTCGCTGAGCAATATAATATTCAggcgctgtggttattttccatgattcacagctttcataaaagtgtctttgaagtttgtgtagatgttcccgcagctacccctagtgggttgcagcatTATGTCTCACAAGGTCATgtcttaaccaagcattgcataagttgaaatgttctattgtttgagaatgttactaatatccggtctttcctcgaggatggaagtaaatggaAACAGTAcaggtttcttcctgagaacaagatattcgagaggcgatgaaacaatggagttacagacgacaCAGAAGTAGCAATGATACACTGgaggaaaatgttatagttagcgtcgATTTTTTGTGTttcaggtcatcaatttagttgtcgattggctgaaatcaAACCAcctcatagactgaccaatcaggtgcTTATTAGAGTTTAGTATAATAACCAGGGTAGAATTCCCTGAGGGTGATTAGAGTATTAACTGATTGATTATAGCAAATGAGGTTCGAGTTTGATTGTTCAAGACT is a genomic window containing:
- the OTUD1 gene encoding OTU domain-containing protein 1, which translates into the protein MQLYSSVLTHYPEPVFKTSNSSSADCPPATQQSTTMPAFSSCFELLPHDGTGGPGPFTSSTRITVRPVERIVPIRIIGEPMAPTTITGGDPALPLDSRYLDARGAEGARSAAWLSELVQQHGGEEEAMEEPDLPAHGPSQTDSGLGTEPPESRHLEVQGFSYKRQENDQEVRPEPRGPQSEASQKHALYLAELEQQDCYLQQKGRYRFSIIPDGNCLYRAISKAMYGDQGMHKQLREQTVYHVADHLEEFNPLIEGDAGHFLIGAAQDGAWAGYPELLAMSQMLNVNICLTTGGRPECPTVSTMVHYLGPDDSSRPSIWLSWLSNGHYDAVFDCHLPNPEYENWRKQTQAQRQRDEDLAKSMAISLSKMYIEQNACS